Proteins encoded together in one Telopea speciosissima isolate NSW1024214 ecotype Mountain lineage chromosome 6, Tspe_v1, whole genome shotgun sequence window:
- the LOC122666334 gene encoding 40S ribosomal protein S24-1: MADSKAVTIRTRKFMTNRLLARKQFVIDVLHPGRPNVSKAELKEKLGRMYEVKDPNSIFVFKFRTHFGGGKSTGFGLIYDSVDSAKKYEPKYRLIRNGLDTKVEKSRKQMKERKNRSKKIRGVKKTKAGDAAKAGKKK; encoded by the exons ATGGCGGATTCCAAGGCAGTCACCATTCGAACCAGGAAATTCATGACGAATAGGCTTCTCGCAAGGAAACAGTTc GTCATCGATGTTCTTCATCCTGGACGACCGAATGTTTCCAAG gcgGAGCTCAAGGAGAAGCTCGGAAGGATGTACGAGGTGAAAGATCCGAACTCAATCTTCGTGTTCAAGTTTAGGACCCATTTTGGTGGTGGGAAGTCCACTGGTTTCGGTTTGATCTACGATTCTGTAGATAGCGCCAAGAAGTACGAGCCCAAGTACAGGCTTATCAGG AATGGACTTGATACCAAGGTGGAGAAGTCCAGAAAGCAaatgaaggaaaggaaaaacagGTCCAAGAAGATCCGTGGAGTTAAGAAG ACCAAGGCTGGAGATGCTGCAAAAGCtgggaagaagaaatga